The following is a genomic window from Nitrospira sp. CR1.1.
CTCACCCACCTACAGACCGATCGAGCAGCGCTCCGGCCGATCCGCACGGCCCTCAAGGCCCAGGCGGGGAAGATTTTGGTCAATGAGAATCGACTAGCGCATCTGAGCGCGCGAGTTCCCGGCCGTATCGTGGCTGTGTATACCAACCTCGGCGACCGAGTCCGGGAAGGGGACCGGCTGCTGTTACTCGACAGCCCCGCCTTTGGAGGGGCCCAGTTGGAGTATCGGAAAGCGAGGACCACAGTGGGTGTGACGGAACAAGCGCTGGAGCGGGCCAAAGCCCTAATCGATCGCGGTGCGATCGGCGCGGGGGAATATCAACGGCGCGAGGCGGACCATGAGAATGCTCGTGCCGATCTCCACGAAGCGGAGGAAAAGCTGCATTTACTCGGCATGACGGAGCAGGAGATCGAGCGGTTGGCCGCCAAGACCTTGCCCCATGCGGAGGTCGCGCAAGTCTCCTTACGAGCCCCCTTTACCGGTGACGTGATCGAGCGGAACGCGACCATTGGCGAAGTCATCGATCCCAATAAGACGCTCTTCACAGTGGCAGACCTCTCGACTGTCTGGGTGCGTGCCGATTTCCCGGAGCAACAGGCTGGTCGACTGAAGACCGGCCTCACCATCGAGCTGCGAGTGTCGGCCTATCCGGAGACGGTGTTTCGAGGTGCCATTACCTATGTTGGCGCGGTGATCGATCCCACGACGCGGACCGTGACGGCACGGGCGGATGTATCCAACCCTGACGGCCGATTACGACCCGAAATGTTCGCCGACGTCACATTGATGACGGACGAGCAATCCGTCTTGAGTGTCCCGCGCGCCGCCGTGCAGCAGGTTGGCAGCCGGACGGTCGCGTTCATTGTGCAAGGACCGCGTCGGTTCGAATCCCGTGAGGTGACCGTCGCCCAAGCGTCGGGCGACTACATCCAGGTTGTGGCCGGGCTCACGGCAGGAGAGGAAGTGGTCACGCAGGGCAGTTACGCCCTCAAGTCTGAGTTGCTCCGCGAGCACATGCCGTCGGAGGGCGCGCCATGATCGAACGGCTGATCCGCGGCGCGCTGGAACAACGACTCATCGTGCTGCTGCTTATGCTCGGGCTCATCGTGAGCGGCGTGGCCGCGTTCCGCCACCTCCCGATTGATGCCTTTCCCGATGTCACTCCGGTCCAGGTTCAAGTCATCACCCGGGCGCCCTCTCTGGCGCCTTCAGAAATCGAACGCCTCGTGACCTTTCCCCTGGAGATCGAGTTGACGAACCTCCCGAGGAAAACGGAACTGCGGTCGGTGTCGCGATTCGGACTCTCGGTGATAACGGTCGTCTTTGAGGACAGGATGGATATCTATTTCGCCAGACAACTCGTCTTGGAACGGGTGCTCCAGGCGCGATCCCGGCTTCCAGCAAGCGCCGAGCCCGTACTCGGACCGGTCAGTACGGGATTGAGCGAAGTCTTCATGTATCTCGTCGAGGGCTCGACGCAGAGCCTCATCGACTTACGGACCCTTCAAGACTGGGTCATCCGCCCGATGCTGCGCGCCGTCCCAGGCCTCGCGGATGTGGACACGTTGGGTGGCTTGGCCAAACAGTATGAAGTCCTCGTCGATCCTAATCGATTGACGAGCTTTGGGCTCACGCTGCGCCAAGTCCACGCGGCGGTCGCAGGGAATAATCAAAATGCCGGGGGCAGTTACATTGAGCAGGGCGGAGATAAGTTGGTCGTCCACGGGGTGGGGCTGGCCCGCTCTGTGGGAGACCTTGAACAGATCGTGGTGGCTGCGCACAAGGGCACACCAATCTATCTTCGGGACGTGGCCCAAGTTCGCCAAGGGACCGCGATTCGGTTAGGGGGCGTCACGCGCGACGGCACGGGCGAGGTACTCGAAGGCATTGCCGTCATGCTCCGCGGCGGCAATAGCCGGGAGATCGTTGCGGGGGTAAAAGACAAGGTCGAGTTGATCAACCGGGTGCTGCCGGCCGGCGTGAAGATGGTGCCGTTCCATGACCGCATCGAATTGGTGGCGCGGGCACTCGATACCGTCGAGCGTGCCCTGCTGGAGGGTGCCGCGGTCGTCATCCTCGTCCTCTATCTCTTTCTCCGGAATCTCCGCGGCGCGCTCGTCGTCGCGCTGACATTGCCGCTGGCCACGTTGGCTACATTTCTGATTATGCAACAGGTTGGCCTGTCTGCGAATCTGATGTCACTGGGCGGCTTGGCCATCTCGCTGGGAATGATTGTCGATGCGGCCATCGTGCAGGTGGAGAATGTCGAGCGCCATCTGGGCGAGCAAACCACGGGCCGAGCCCTCTCGGTTACCGACCGTTTGCCAGTCGTCTTACGCGCCGTCCTGGAAGTGCGGCGGCCGAGCCTGTTCGGGGAATTGATCATTGCGTTGACCTTTGTTCCGCTCCTGACACTCCAAGGAATGGAAGGCAAGATGTTTATCCCGCTGGCCCTGACGGTGGTGATCGCCCTCCTGAGCTCCTTGGTGCTTTCCATGACGGTGGTTCCGGTGCTGGCGGCGGTGCTCATGAAGCCGCGTGTCGCGGAGGAGGGCGGGCACCTGTTGGAGAGGGGGCGACGGCTCTATCGCCAGTTGTTGGAGGGGGCCATCCACAAAACTCGTCTGGTCGTCCTTGCGGCGGCCGGTGTACTTGTCGGCGGAGCGGCCCTGGTCCCGTTCATCGGTCGGGAATTCGTCCCGATCATGGACGAAGGCACGATCGTCGTGAATGTGATGCGGCTCCCGAGCATCAGCCTCAGCGAATCACTGAAAATTTCGGGGGAGGTCGAACGACTCTTGCTGGAGATACCGGACGTGCGCTCCGTGGTTTCGCGCACGGGCGCCAACGAACTCGGAACGGATCCGATGGGGATGGAACTCAGCGACATGTACGTCTTACTCAAGTCCGAGTCCGAGTGGCAGGCGCAGTCCAAGGCCGACATCGAGGAGCAGATCCGTCGGCGGCTGGCGCAAGTGCCTGGCATCGCCTTTGGCTTGTCCCAGCCGATCGCCATGCGCGTCGATGAATTGGTATCGGGGGTCCGGTCCCAGGTCGCGGTCAAACTGTTCGGCGACGAACTTGAGACGTTGCGGATCAAGGCAGAGGAGATCGCCAGGGTGCTGCGGCAGGTGCGCGGCCTGTCCGATCTCCGGGTCGAGCAGGTGTCGGGCCTGTACTATCTGAAGATCGACATCGACCGTGCCAGGATCGCGCGATACGGGATCAATGTGGCCGAGATCACGGAGGTGATTGAAGCCGTCGGTGGCGGCATTGCCGCCGGCGAGGTCTTCGAAGGACAGTGGCGTTTTCCGATCATGGTGCGATTTCCGGATGATCGGCGTGCCGATGTCGAGACGATTGCGGCGTTGTGGGTGACGGCCCCGGACGGCTCCCGGATTCCGCTCCGGGATCTGGCCGAGATTCGGATTGTGGACGGGCCGGCCCAGATCAGCCGTGAGCATGCGAGCCGCCGGATTGTGATCGAAGCCAATGTGGTCGGACGCGACCTGGTCGGCGCGGTGGAAGAGGCCCAAGCAGCAGTGGGTCGTCTGGTGCAGCTCCCGCCGGGCTATTATGTGACCTGGGGTGGCCAATTCGAAAACCAACAGCAGGCGATGGCACGGCTGGCCGTGGTCGTTCCACTGGTCATTGGACTGATCTTTCTGCTGCTCTTTTTCACGTTCGGGAATTTGAGGCAGGCCGCGCTCATTCTCCTCGCGATTCCGTTTGCGATGGTCGGCGGCCTGCTGGCGCTGATGCTGGGCGGGCTATATCTCTCGGTTCCGGCCTCCGTCGGCTTTATTGCCTTGTTCGGCGTGGCGGTACTCAATGGGGTCGTGAAGATCGCCTACATCAACCAACTGCGGGAACAGGGCATGGCATTGGATGAAGCAGTGCTGACCGGGATGGTTCTCCGATTGCGTCCGGTTCTGATGACGGCAGTTGTTGCGATGATGGCGCTCCTTCCTCTGCTGCTGGCCACCGGACCCGGTTCCGAAATCCAACGGCCACTCGCAACAGTGGT
Proteins encoded in this region:
- a CDS encoding efflux RND transporter periplasmic adaptor subunit encodes the protein MNVHIVRRSSPVYRTIGLFLLVAIVNTSCQSKQEDAPKPPAQAATALNEPGIIELPDGSPTLTHLQTDRAALRPIRTALKAQAGKILVNENRLAHLSARVPGRIVAVYTNLGDRVREGDRLLLLDSPAFGGAQLEYRKARTTVGVTEQALERAKALIDRGAIGAGEYQRREADHENARADLHEAEEKLHLLGMTEQEIERLAAKTLPHAEVAQVSLRAPFTGDVIERNATIGEVIDPNKTLFTVADLSTVWVRADFPEQQAGRLKTGLTIELRVSAYPETVFRGAITYVGAVIDPTTRTVTARADVSNPDGRLRPEMFADVTLMTDEQSVLSVPRAAVQQVGSRTVAFIVQGPRRFESREVTVAQASGDYIQVVAGLTAGEEVVTQGSYALKSELLREHMPSEGAP
- a CDS encoding CusA/CzcA family heavy metal efflux RND transporter produces the protein MIERLIRGALEQRLIVLLLMLGLIVSGVAAFRHLPIDAFPDVTPVQVQVITRAPSLAPSEIERLVTFPLEIELTNLPRKTELRSVSRFGLSVITVVFEDRMDIYFARQLVLERVLQARSRLPASAEPVLGPVSTGLSEVFMYLVEGSTQSLIDLRTLQDWVIRPMLRAVPGLADVDTLGGLAKQYEVLVDPNRLTSFGLTLRQVHAAVAGNNQNAGGSYIEQGGDKLVVHGVGLARSVGDLEQIVVAAHKGTPIYLRDVAQVRQGTAIRLGGVTRDGTGEVLEGIAVMLRGGNSREIVAGVKDKVELINRVLPAGVKMVPFHDRIELVARALDTVERALLEGAAVVILVLYLFLRNLRGALVVALTLPLATLATFLIMQQVGLSANLMSLGGLAISLGMIVDAAIVQVENVERHLGEQTTGRALSVTDRLPVVLRAVLEVRRPSLFGELIIALTFVPLLTLQGMEGKMFIPLALTVVIALLSSLVLSMTVVPVLAAVLMKPRVAEEGGHLLERGRRLYRQLLEGAIHKTRLVVLAAAGVLVGGAALVPFIGREFVPIMDEGTIVVNVMRLPSISLSESLKISGEVERLLLEIPDVRSVVSRTGANELGTDPMGMELSDMYVLLKSESEWQAQSKADIEEQIRRRLAQVPGIAFGLSQPIAMRVDELVSGVRSQVAVKLFGDELETLRIKAEEIARVLRQVRGLSDLRVEQVSGLYYLKIDIDRARIARYGINVAEITEVIEAVGGGIAAGEVFEGQWRFPIMVRFPDDRRADVETIAALWVTAPDGSRIPLRDLAEIRIVDGPAQISREHASRRIVIEANVVGRDLVGAVEEAQAAVGRLVQLPPGYYVTWGGQFENQQQAMARLAVVVPLVIGLIFLLLFFTFGNLRQAALILLAIPFAMVGGLLALMLGGLYLSVPASVGFIALFGVAVLNGVVKIAYINQLREQGMALDEAVLTGMVLRLRPVLMTAVVAMMALLPLLLATGPGSEIQRPLATVVIGGLFSSTALTLVVLPVLYRWVEQRMARRRASEEAVLTTASDREVTT